ATGCAATTAAAGAAGctcatttaattttatttcaaaaagacaaaaacaaaaaattcaaaaaagaacAAAAGCGAAAGGTGTTATCTTGTAATTTagcttttattattattttttaattttaacaagGCTTGGGGCTGTTCCGACTTTTagatcctctctctctctcgggtTCTTGTCGTGCGTATCCGGCGAGATGAAACAACACTAGTGAAGTTGAAGTGAACCAACTAACTGCATGTACTTGTAGCAGCCGCTAGCAAGCAACTACCTTTCTTGTCCCTTCTCCGAATCTTTGTCTGCTCCAATCCACACCCAAGGTATCTCCTTCCTTCTCTCTTTCTAGGGTTTCTCCTAAAAAGTTGCTTCCTTTCCTTAGTTTCCAGATCTCCCTTGTCTCTTAGTTCTTCTTCTCATTTGAGATCTGCTCTTTTAAAGTTCATCAAAGAAACTCCTTCTTGTGTGGTTTCTATCTAATTGATTCTTATGATCTGAGTAGGTTTTGAAGAGATGTGCCTTTCCTGTTAATCTATTTTTGCATCCAATGTCGTCCACACGAAAGCCTAGTGGTAGTCATGGAGCTGAACTCGAAGCTCAGAAGCGCTCCTCTTCAAATAGTAAAGCTACAAATCCAGGAGTTCCCGAGAGCAAACGGTTACCTGAGCCCTTTAAGAAGCGATCTACTGATCCTAAACCTGATTTCACCTCCTTGTCCACCGTTCTAGAGCATGTGGATTCGTTAACCATCGATAGCAACGACCAGGAGCAGAAAACGTCAGGCTTCGGCAGTGCGAAGGTGAGTGATGGCACGAGCAGCCTCGCCAAGACGAGTGGAAGCCGCCTTGATTTCATGGAGAGTGGCAAAAGCAGTATCTACAGAGGAAGCACGAGCAGTGACATCAGCGATGAGAGTAGCTGCAGCAGCTTAAGCAGCACTGTCAACAAACCTCACAAAGCCAACGACTTGAGCTGGGAAGCGATCCAGGCCGTGAGGGCTCGTGATGGGGTTTTGGGTCTGAGCCACTTCAGGCTACTCAAGAGGCTAGGGTGTGGAGACATAGGGAGTGTTTACCTCTCTGAGCTGAAAGGGACGAAGTGTTACTTTGCGATGAAGGTTATGGACAAGACGTCTCTCGCTAGCCGCAAGAAGCTTCTTAGAGCTCAGACGGAAAGAGAGATTCTCCAGTCTTTGGATCATCCTTTTCTCCCTACGCTCTACACTCATTTCGAGACTGAGAAGTTCTCTTGTCTGGTGATGGAGTTTTGTCCTGGAGGAGACTTGCATACTCTCAGACAACGCCAGCCTGGGAAGCATTTCTCCGAGCAAGCGGTTAAGTGAGTCATCCTTCTCTCAAAGCTGTGAGAATATAAGCTCATACATCCGGAGTTTAACTGGGAcatgagtaatatataaaacgttaccattcatttatcaccaattagttttaagttggaagctcGTAATAAACCCTTACGTTATATTCTCAGAAAAGCCATTTGCTATTATATCTCTTGTTCTTAGCTGACTAaaagtgtttttgtttttcaattggGTGGTAGATTCTACATAGCAGAGTCATTGCTAGCTATTGAGTACCTGCACATGTTGGGGATTGTATACCGTGATCTCAAGCCTGAGAACGTtctagttcgagaagacggacATAT
This genomic interval from Brassica napus cultivar Da-Ae chromosome A6, Da-Ae, whole genome shotgun sequence contains the following:
- the LOC106401445 gene encoding serine/threonine-protein kinase D6PKL2, producing MSSTRKPSGSHGAELEAQKRSSSNSKATNPGVPESKRLPEPFKKRSTDPKPDFTSLSTVLEHVDSLTIDSNDQEQKTSGFGSAKVSDGTSSLAKTSGSRLDFMESGKSSIYRGSTSSDISDESSCSSLSSTVNKPHKANDLSWEAIQAVRARDGVLGLSHFRLLKRLGCGDIGSVYLSELKGTKCYFAMKVMDKTSLASRKKLLRAQTEREILQSLDHPFLPTLYTHFETEKFSCLVMEFCPGGDLHTLRQRQPGKHFSEQAVKFYIAESLLAIEYLHMLGIVYRDLKPENVLVREDGHIMLSDFDLSLRCLVSPTLVKSTAIESDPLRKNVYCVQMEPSCIQPSCTVPTTCFSPRLFSSKSKKERKSKNDTANQVRPLPELVAEPTDARSMSFVGTHEYLAPEIIKGEGHGSAVDWWTFGIFLYELLFGRTPFKGSGNRQTLFNVVGQPLRFPESPVVSFAARDLIRGLLMKEPQQRLGFKRGATEVKQHPFFEGVNWALIRCATPPEIPKPVELERGPVSSVAESPTSQKTAAGLVLNAQKGSDNYLEFDFF